TACAGTTGCTTTTATCAGTTAGATATCCCCCAATTTCCTGAGTTACaaggttttggatttttgacTTCTGAGCTTTGTAATTCGTCATCAAGACAAAAGATGGAGAAACTGATTTACTTTACCGAAGTGTTGTCGTTGTACTTTTAACTGATAATCTAAACTTCTGTTCTGTTCTAAAAATCCGCGGCCAATTAAAAATACACACGTGGCCATCCACGTGTCATCTCCaactaaaaaccctaaacccttcaTCTCTCTGTATATTAGCCGTCTCTAACTAAGCAAGCTATCATCGTCAGTCACACACACTGCAAAGTCTGCAATCAAACATGGCTTCAGTTTCATCATCGGCGGCGAGATCACTCATCCGAGACGGTAAATCAGCGGTGAATCTACTCCTCCGTGTACGTACGGCCAATCTCACAGAGACAGTGCAGAACAATGGACCGGCAATTCGGTCTCTGCTTCGGTTAAACGAGAAGCCGGCTCGCCAATACCCGGTTTTCCCTAAAATATTTCCGGTAACGCAAACCGGTTTCCGTGTCGGCGTCGTTCAGCAGGAGGAGGACGTTTCGGAGAGAATAGGGAAAATGGAGGCGGCTCATGGAAAGCGAGTGGTGAACAATAACGAGGAAGTCGatacggaagaagaagaggagacaGATTTTGATGAGGATGAGATTGATGACATTGATATcgacgacgacgatgaagagtttgaagatattgatgaagacgatgaggatgaagaggaagagaaggatcCCAAGtacacaagaaagaagaagtagaagtcattaataattaaaagaaaagccTCTTTAGTTCTTGGCAAAATGCTTCTGTTCTTGCTTTGAGATTTAATGTGCTTATTAGACATAAACCTTCTTGTTCTAAAATGAGAGCATTTCTTCTTGTTTGTCTCGTgagattatttctaaaattccatttttataataaaatttgtggtTTTGGTTATCCAATCTGAACAATTCTTTATTTCCAAAACTTTAGCTCCGCTCCGCTCCGCCACTGCTCTTACCCCACTTTGGCACTATCTCTGTTTTACAATCGTGATTTTGATAACAGCTTAACCCGGATTGGTATAGTTCTGCCGAACCGAAATCGGATTTGATAGTCggtcttttaaaaaattgatggGTTTACAGGAGTCATCCAAAACGGCATCGTTATATATTATTAGAGGCGAATGAATGACGGGGCGAGGATAAAATAGCCTCTGTGTGGTGGACTCTGTAGTCAGTCATTCAAAATTATCGACCTACCCGTATCTGCCAAAAACTCCTCTACCACTCGCTCTCGCTCTGCTTCAATTCAATGGCGTCTCTACTCGATTCCGTCACCGTGACCCGCGTGTTCTCTCTTCCGATCGCGTCTTCTTCGATTTCATCTGCTTCAGCTGTTCCATCGGTTTCTGGACGCCGGATTTCTCCCGTCAGGGTTCTGGAATTCAAAGGTTTGAAGGCTTCGCGGAGTTTGGTGACTCAGTCAGCGAGTCTGGTGGGTGCGAATCGTAGATCCAGATTCGCTCGCGGTGGAAGAATCGCTTGCGAGGCTCAGGACACCACTGCCGCCGTCGAAggtatatacatacacatagcCTTTTAACCTCATAGAGAAGCTGTATGGTATAATAAGTTCATGGTGAATCTGAGGTTGATAAGTTTCCTAAATCTAGGAATTGTGAGACTAAGGAGCCTACAAGTTTTGTAACTCAAATTcttatgaaaattttgattcttAGAACATTGTCACTGGATTCATTGAGACTGTGTTTTGGTTAATCCTTGGTCTGTTACATTCTCTGAAACTATGATACATATGGACTAGATGTTTGGATTCTGAAACTAGAACTTCTAGATCTGAACCTTAGAACATTATTTTGGTTGATCTCGTTTGAGGAGGACTCAACTTCTTTTTCATCCATGAAATTGCTTTAATTTTATTCTGCTTCTTGGCAATGAATAATGAAGTATTGGAATTGATATGCTTTATATACTCTATCACTGATTTGGTATCATTCAGGGATCGAtaacttgtttgtttgatggttGCAGTACCAAACCTGTCTGATTCAGAATGGCAAACACAGGTTCTCGAATCAGATGTCCCAGTTCTGGTCGAATTTTGGGCGCCGTGGTGTGGACCGTGCCGTATGATTCACCCTATAGTTGACCAACTGGCCAAGGATTTCGCAGGGAAGTTCAAATTCTACAAAATTAACACTGATGAGAGCCCAAACACAGCGAACCGTTACGGGATAAGGAGCGTTCCAACTGTAATCATCTTCAAAGACGGTGAGAAGAAAGACAGTATCATCGGAGCTGTCCCTAGGGAGACATTGGAGAAAACTATAGAAAGATTCTTGGTCGagtgaaacaaaatttgattctaTTGTGTCACTCAAAACCATTTTACCTTATCTCTCCTCTGTTGTATAATCTCTGTAAAGTCTTTTGAGGTTTTTCACTATTTATGTTACCGTTCGTGGTCCACTTTGTCtgattttaatcaaaaaaaaaagaaaaaaagaaaaaaaaaaatccaccgACGCCAATGAGAAGCACAACTTCACGTTCAAGCACATGCCATTGTTCTTCCTAATAAGCCTATAATTCACCGTACAatctatacatacatatatgtttttgagTAATGTAGGCTTCCGTACTGTTTCATTCTGTGTACTGCATAGAACATATATTAATACCACGCGGGTATATGCaatcttatatttatatgtgTATGTGTTGCATCACGATTTCTCTAATCCAATTATGTAACTGTGTATACTATGTGCCATGTATACGGTAATCAAACAACGCGTTTCCTTTCTGAAAATTTTTAATTGGATGCCCACATCTAATCTCGGATTACACAGATCATCATCCACGACCAGTTTTTCGTGAACTCGCAATAAATACATCAAGAGACTAAAAcgtatattttgaaatatatagttAGATCTCAACTTTGTATACACTTTGAATACTTAAGATACGAAATCCTGAACTAAATATACAGCTAGATATCAAAAACGTTTGTCAACTCTGCCCAGCTTTTTCATTATTTAACACATTTTTCTCCTCTTACATGAAACATCCGAACTAAATGTTAGTTAGAGTCAGATTACAAGGCACTTCCATCTCTAACCCAAATATTTAATAAGCTAAAACGTTGGTACTTAATAAGGTTATATGGACATAtcaatactaaatattttttcaaactACGTACTT
The Camelina sativa cultivar DH55 chromosome 15, Cs, whole genome shotgun sequence DNA segment above includes these coding regions:
- the LOC104745841 gene encoding thioredoxin M4, chloroplastic produces the protein MASLLDSVTVTRVFSLPIASSSISSASAVPSVSGRRISPVRVLEFKGLKASRSLVTQSASLVGANRRSRFARGGRIACEAQDTTAAVEVPNLSDSEWQTQVLESDVPVLVEFWAPWCGPCRMIHPIVDQLAKDFAGKFKFYKINTDESPNTANRYGIRSVPTVIIFKDGEKKDSIIGAVPRETLEKTIERFLVE
- the LOC104745840 gene encoding phosphopantothenoylcysteine decarboxylase subunit VHS3; this translates as MASVSSSAARSLIRDGKSAVNLLLRVRTANLTETVQNNGPAIRSLLRLNEKPARQYPVFPKIFPVTQTGFRVGVVQQEEDVSERIGKMEAAHGKRVVNNNEEVDTEEEEETDFDEDEIDDIDIDDDDEEFEDIDEDDEDEEEEKDPKYTRKKK